DNA sequence from the Streptomyces sp. CA-210063 genome:
AAGGACGCGCCGTCGGTGCCGGCCGGGAGGTAGACGTCGGCGTCCCACATGTGGTCGCCCGTCGTGTAGTCGTTCTTCCAGCGCATCTCGGTGCGCGGGTCGGTGGAGTTGCCCTCCTCGAACGGCTCGTCGGTGCTGTACACCCACATGCGGTGGACGCCACCGCTGTAGCTGTGCCGGTCGCTCAGGTCGAGGTTCCAGGGCTTCTGCCAGCTGTACGTGAACGAGGTCCGCGTCCAGCCGTCGGTCGGATCGGCGGCCGGTGCGGCCGGTACCGCCGTCGCGGCGGCGGCGGCGAGCGGGGAGTGCGACAGGGTCAGCGCGGCACCGCCGGCCAGCACGCCGGCTCCTGCCCGTAAGACGGTTCGCCTCTTCATCAGGGTCCTTCCCGGAATGAATACATCGGAGGGGTCAAACGTCTGGACCATGTTGCCAAAGTGAGCATGGGGCCCAATTCCGCTCTCCCACAGCCTAATTCCGGCCTGCATTGAGTCGAATCTCGCCATCACCCCGACCATTGACAGGTACACGAAGTCTGCCTAGGTTCGCCAATACACCCGATGTATCGATGACCCTTCAGGTCTGGAGGACGATGATGACCTC
Encoded proteins:
- a CDS encoding polysaccharide lyase family 7 protein, producing MKRRTVLRAGAGVLAGGAALTLSHSPLAAAAATAVPAAPAADPTDGWTRTSFTYSWQKPWNLDLSDRHSYSGGVHRMWVYSTDEPFEEGNSTDPRTEMRWKNDYTTGDHMWDADVYLPAGTDGASFVQTLRTRRPSGTPATDIMLNAYNTGGGTVRRYDGTVLKTNAYDTWFNVKIAHEASSGTGTIKVYFDDSLVLTVDDRGPATRYFKNGVYHHGSGRAEARFRNIAYWTR